The Triticum aestivum cultivar Chinese Spring chromosome 4B, IWGSC CS RefSeq v2.1, whole genome shotgun sequence sequence TTCGGACTTGCTGCTATATATCACATACAAAAAAAATTCTTGTGTACATGAGCTCCTGTACTTTCGGACTTGCTGCTATATATCACATACAAAAAAAATCCTTGTGTACATGAGCTCCTGTACTTTCGGACTTGCTGCTATATATCACATACAAAAAAAATCCTTGTGTACATGAGCTCCTGTACTTTCGGACTTGCTGCTATATATCACATACAAAAAAAATCCTTGTGTACATGAGCTCCTGTACTTTCGGACTTGCTGCTATATATCACATACAAAAAAAAATCCTTGTGTACATGAGCTCATGTACTTTCGGACTTGCTGCTATATATCACATAAAAAAAATCCTTGTGTACATGAGCTCCTGTACTTTCGGACTTGCTGCTATATATCACATACAAAAAAATCCTTGTGTACATGAGCTCCTGTACTTTCGGACTTGCTGCTATATATCACATACAAAAAAAATCCTTGTGTACATGAGCTCCTGTACTTTCGGACTTGCTGCTATACAAGCTAGTGTGGATTTCTGAATTTGAACAAGTACACAAGATGAGCAGAGAGGACGAGCATGGACCTGAACTGCTGCTGGTGTGATGGAACTCGTCCTCCTCCTAGGCGAGGACCATGGCTGGATCAGCTTTTTCCCTCCAAATCGCTTGTCACTGCTACACAGGAAGGATAGATATCTTAATGATTCATGAACTAAGCTGAATAAGCCTAGGTCCAATTTCAGAATAAGCCTCGGTACAGACACAGCTAGCAAGTGGCGGTGCCTGGGCCAGAGACGATGGAGAAGCTAGCTTACGAAATCGAGGAAAGAAATGGGGGCCAATGGATCGATGGGTCGGATGCGAGTACCTGCATCGGCCGCGACAGATCTGTACGGCACTGGTCCGCGGCACGTAGGGCCTTGACGGCGACGGGGCATGCCGGCAACGTCTCGCCTTAGTCCTCCCCCTTGGCGAACCGCTCCACATCCCGCAGCTTAGGAGGGGAACACGAACGGCGGGGACATTTAGCCGCCGACCACACCCGCCTAGGACaccggggaggggcggcgcccgcgGTGCTGGCTCGTCCGGGTACGGCGGGGCACCAAACCGTACCGCCCGCAAATACTGCGCGGAGGGCACTCACGGCGACTGAGGTTCGCCGTCGTCCTGTCGCCATAGCGCCGCCATCGGTCGCCCTTTTCCTTTGACCTTTCATTCGAGGTTGTGTGCGTGGGCCTTCCGTCAGACTGCGGGTGAGGAAGGGCGACGATGGGTATTGAAAAAACAAATGATCACGTTAAATTCCACTAATGCCCTTCACTTGTTTTTCGGGGGAACCAGCCCGCGTTTTCGTTAAACAGTGAACTACCGAAACTACCCCTGAGCGCAAAATATACTATCAGAAATCGGGAGTAGTATTTCCATATCTGGGCCATCCATACAGAAAAATGAACGGCCAAAATTCATCTGATGCACCGTAAAATGTCTCTAAATATACAGTGTACGACACTAGCCATGCATGCGCTATCTAAATATCCATCGAAGCATGTCATCTTAGTGCCAAAAAGAGAAGCATGTCCTCTTTGCGTTAGTCCGTGGCTTGGGCTCTTTGTGTAGAGAGGAAACCCGAACAAACGATTAAGAACCTAGTTGGATTTTAGGAATATGAAAACACATAAATGGGGAAGATGCATGATTTAAATGTCACGTACCTAGAATCCTGCGAGAATTCTGCAGCAACCTCCTTTGGATGGTGCACTAAAAAAATAAAACGAGATATAAACCCGTGTTAAGATTCCTAGGGCGTAGGAATGAATTTGTAGTAATTTGATAACTCCAAGCCCATGATCCAAATGGTTTCCATAGAAAGGATTTCTTAGAGTTGTAATCATTCAGAGTTTCTATGAAAGTCGTATGTATACAATTCAAAGAGACCCTCCTAAGTGGGCATAAAAAACATCTTCTATTAGGTTTCTCTTAAATATGCAATCATGAGGTAATCTACACTGACCCAACACACTTCACAAGTCATTGGACCTTATTAATTATTGCATCGTTTGGAGTAGTACTACAAGTATTCAACCCAAACACGAGCCAAAATCGCACCAAGTAGTATTTGGTTTCGCATAAGTATGGCGTGAGTGGTTGATGTTGAGAAGGACTAGAACCAAAAAGATATTGACGTTAGCGTCAAGAACTTGAGATGCCCCTCCTAGCAACAATACAACATTGACGTGTAGCACGGCTCGTCACTTTCACAAAAAGCCGGTTGGCCTGCCTCCGAGACTTCCCAACAGTATGTTATGTATGTTATTATTGAAATGCCACTACATTACAAAAGAAATGTCAATATCTTTCGTTCTTCCATGGATCCAAAAACCGGCTTGGATTCTACAAAACGCCGGCCGGGTCACATGCGCCGTGAGCCGCGATTAGAATAGGCATTGCTGGCGCTCTCCGAGCTAAAGGTCGGCCCGCCCGTGAGCCCATGACACACATCACAACCCTTGATTTGTCTCGGCTCTCTCTGGCGGCTCCCAACATTTTCTACAGGTACAGGCACGCATGGAAGTCGTGCCCTGCGTCTTGACCCCTGCGCTGTAACCTAGCGCCGAGGTCGTGATGATCGGTAGCATTGTCACGCAAACGGCGACGAGGCCCGCCTGCTCGCTGACGAGCAGTGCAGAGTAGAGTGCTGCGGCAGCACGTTCCTCGGTTGCTACCAAGATCAAGATCAGATAGGCATACCACCACGCCGATTGCCAAGACATCATCCACGAGAAccctcgccgccgctgctgctagCCAGAGTGTTCGATCAAATCTGCATGCAGCAGCAACTGCAACCGTATTGCCGGTACACGGTTAGCCGCCGGCGGATTTGCGTGCGTGCGCGGTTCTGTTTTGGTCTCCCAGATGCCACAAAGGCGAAACCGAACGCGGAAAAGGACGCGCCGGCCAACGGGCCAAGCCAGGCCACCACCCGTCCTGAGCTGAGCTCCTGATCGAGACCCCGGCCGTCACATCCGTCGGCCGATCAAACCTCGCCGAACTAACCCTGTTTGCGCCGCTATAAAACCTCCAGGAAACCCGCACCACGTCGTACCCGCATACCACCGAACCAAGAACCAGACCTCCCGACCCCACCGCGAGCATGCGCTTCGCGTGCACGGCGGCACCACTCCGCTACGGCCtcggctcttcttcttcctcctcggaccACGCCGTCTCTTTGTGCTCTTCGTCTCAGACAGTTCCACTGGGAGCTAAGGAGCTAGCGTGATTCACTAATCTATAGCTGGAGAGGACAGGAGATACAGGCATGGAGCCCGGAGCTGTCTCGACAAGCAGGGCGGTGGCCTTCTCCTGGGAGCAGGAGCCGGGGGTGTCCAAGGAGAGCACGAAGAAGGTGGAGGCACGGACGCACCAGCTGCGCGTGCCGCCTCCGCCGGGAGGTCCCGGAGCACCGTCCCTGTCGCCGCCGGTGAAGGCGGTGAGGAGCAGGTCCAGCAGGCGGGGCGTCCGGCCGGAGGAGGACCCGTTCCTCGCGGCCTACGTCGCCTGCACGGCCAGCGGCAGGAAGACCGGCCGGGGGCACACCGAGGCCCAGAAGATGCTCGGGTGGGCCGGGCTTAGGTTTGCTCTTGGGCTTGGCCTCTCTTGCAAGACCTCTTGTGGTGTTGCGGAGCACAGCGTCGTCAGCCTGGCTAAAAAACCCTGAAATGGAAGATCATTAGATTTCCCTAAAAAAAGGATGATCATTACATTGACTATTTCTGGTGTTTTTGTACTATACGATTTTTTTTTGCCATTTTGTACTACTGCTGATGTCCTGTGGTGCAGATCATGTTCGTTAGTGGATGACAAGTACAGTAGCAACAAAATCAGAATCCTATAGTTTGGAGTTTTAAATTCAGTCACATGTTTTTTTGAGTGGTGTTAGGACCTTAATTTTTAGCTAAAAAGGCGACGACCAATGAACATGTGACCAACTTCTGAACTTTGGTGACAAAACTTGTCTACGAATGAGATTATACCGAGATACACGCGCACGCATAGTTGTGTAAATATGGATATCAGATTTCAGTCTTTGTTGGATATAGTTATGTACTATCAATCTTAACACCCCACCAAGAGGTGGCTTTTTGGCGGTACAATAAACGTTAAATTTTGAGAAAATGAAGTTTGGTTGTATGAGCAATGGAAGTATTATTTGTAGGAACAATTTCAAATTTTGGAAATTACATGAACATTTCATTTGATGTACTTGAACGCCTTATCTAACTCATATGAAAAATTTCTATATATGATGGGGCACATATTTATTAAAGTAGTATTTACATAAACATTTTTTAGAACATATAAAAGTCTTTAGACATTTATGGTTTTACTAAAAAAACGACTACTTTTCATCAGCTTCAAGAAAATTGCACTAGAATTTGAGACCGACGTCTAAAAATATCATACTAAAGCTACAATAATAACTAGAATGGAAATATAATTATTGAAGTTAAAAGTTACGTAAATATTTTTAACCATAGTTGAAAATATTTTTCCATTCATGATTTTGAAAGGCAAATTTtaataaaaatattttttatttggcTCATCGACATCCATAGCTTACCACATCTACAAAACGAATTACTCCCTCCTTTCACAAACATAAGATGTTCTATCCTTTTTCTGATTTGGTTGCGTGTTTGTTTACTCATTTCAGTCTGTACGTAGCTCATATTAAAATATCCAAaccatcttatatttatgaacggatggagtataatgCAGTAGTTGGATCGTTAAGTTGTATACATTGAAGCATGAAAAGATCAGAAAACACACTGAACTACACAAAGTAAAAGATTTAAGGGCCGGGCCTAATACACCAAGAGGGTGCGTGGTCCTGCATTCAGACGCAAACAAAGGATGCAAGAGCTATGTACCCGCGACAGCTATATCTCTCTTAATGTAAGAATAGCTCTCATCTCGCCAGAAAGCACTTCCGACTGGGGCCGCAAGTGATTAGTGTTTTTTTGCTTTGCGCTAGCTCGGCCGGGGTTAGTTGCGGAGGCGCCTATACCTTGCTTGAGGCGACTTCGATGGTAGGCTCACCTGACGCGAATGCCATACTGGGTTAGCTCAACTGCTCAAGCGTGCGGGAGTCCACTTCcttgttttttccctgttttttttaACCTTTTTTTCATTTTTGATTTCCTTTCTTACAtttgtttatacttccaaatattctaaacATATACTACTATATTACCAAAAATATAAACTTTACCTGCATTTTTTAGAAATGtgaatcatgcatttgaaaaatgttaaatgtgtaaatAAAAAAATGTTCCTCATGTTTACAAAAGATGTATAATGTGTATGGAAAACAATAGATATCCAAAAATATATGTTTTCTATAAATGTCAACAATCTGTTTCAAAAAAcattaaaatgcaaaaaaaaaagttcCTGATATATACCAAAAATGTAGAATGTGTATTAAAAAAGTTAACGTAAAAACATATATTTCTAAAATGTTGACCGTGTAACAAAAACATGGTAGTAATATTTTTATTAAAATGGTAAACATCGATAAAAACTGTTCCTCATGCATACCAAAAAAATTAAAATGACTACAAAGAAATAGTCCTTAAacacaaatatttgaaaaaatgttaatcatctaTTTAGAAAAATGCTAAATGTGTACAAATTTTTTCCCGATGTATACGAAAAATCTAGAACATATATTGACACTTTTTTATGTTCAACATATAATTTTTGAAAGATGTTtattgtgtataaaaaatgttaataATACATTTCAAAAGTGTTAAACATGTACTAAAAATGTTCCTATACTAGCAGAATGTACAATGTGTataaaaaaagtactccctccgtcccataatgtaagacgttttttgacattagtgtagtgtcaaaaaacgtcttacattatggaacggatggagtagtcATCAAATATTAATATGTTCAAATGTAATAATGTATTTACAAGTTGTTAAAAATGTTTCTAATGTAAACATAAAATGtgcaaatatgtatgaaaaatatagAGATGTGTTGTATAAAACTGAAGAAACGAAAGAAAGAATCAAAAGAAACTCCTCAGAAACGAAGAAAAGTGGAAACccgaagaaaaccatgaaaagTAAGTAAATAAGAAAGAAAAACTAAAGACAAGTAAAGAAAGCTGacgaaaaccaagaaagaaagaataaataaagtaaaaagaattgaaaaggaaaaacaaaataaaaacaaagagaaaagaaaCAGGACAACTGCAGAAaaacaatgcaaaaataaattGAAGATAGGTAAAACATAAGAAACCCGAATACAACAAGAAAAACCAGAAAAGAGTTTTAAGAAACCCAATGAAAATACGAAAAAACTAAAAAAGCCAAAATTGGAGAAGAAACCTACATAGGAAAATAACCGAAAGAAACCAAAAACTAAACCCAATTTTTTAGGGGGGACAATTTAAACCCAATGAACGAAAGAGTTGCTATTTTAAGAAAAGCTTAGGGTTTCTTTACctcccgtcggcgccgccgccaatccgcctcgtctccggtggccttagggccatgacggcgcggtggatctcggcccttgccaatgggagggctccgtttttagatgtttcttcaagttttgttagggtttgtgtcctgctcaggaagacgagacgacgacggctccctgaagatgaaataaggtcttccccgcctagcccccattcTGGTGGTGTGCCTAGCATCGCGGGTGGTCGTGtcaaggtgtgtctccggcggatctatccttggtggatttgcttggattTGGTCGTAGTTTGTCTATGTTTGTGTTTGTTCAGGtttgatccttccgatctacgctactcttcatcggcggcgatTGCTGTTCTGTtgcgttggtcctatggggccttagcacgacgacttcctgactgtctactacaacaagttttgcctgaCTCCGGCGAGAGAGAGACAATGACGGCGGCacgtcttcggctcgcttcagtgcttatagtcgtcgctaggtggtttatggacctagatgtaatttttattatttctggtgtccGTTGAattgtcatgattgaagatgaatagattgaaatttTTCTCGCAAATTTTTTTTTAACCCAATGAACAAAACTCAGCGAACCAGAACGAAACACAACGAATGAAAATAAAAACAGATGAATTGGCCCGACCTAGTATCTATAGTAAGGGATGAAGCTTCAGGCACGGACGGATCCATCACACTAAACCAGATATAGCTCCCAAGGTTCGTTGCCTTAACTGCGTTCGTTTCTTTCAGTTTTAATCTTTGTATGTTTTTCGTTTCCTTTTCATATTTCTTTGTTTTTTATTCTATTTCTTCACTGACATTCTccattttatttgttttctttgatTTTTCACTCATTTTCTTTGTTTCCTTCACAGTTTTCATGGGTTTTTAATatgtttttatttgtttctttcttggtttttttgagtgtttttgcttatgtttctttcttcatttttctttgtttctttcttgattttttttttgaggaacttgACAGTGGGAGAGAACTCCCACTGCATATTTTTCATATATCCATATAAATGGGGTGTTTACATAGATATATCACTTACATCACATCCCACCCTCACTACTGGTGTCACCAACAGGGGGGTGGTCAGCTAAGCCATGATCAGCACTCACACACTGTTTTTGGTTCTACGCAAGCTAACAGAGTACAGAAAAAAGAAGGACTCAACTAAGTGTGTCACAATATGAGAGCAGGGCAGCCCTGCGTGCACCTTTCACTCTATGTTGCGAGAGCCCCAAGTCCTCCTTGAAACGCTGAAACCAAGATGTAATGCTTGGGGCTACACCTCTGAAGTGCTTATTATTTCTTTCTTTCCACAAACTCCAGGCAGCAGTGTAGAACGTTTCGATGAAGAAAGGATGGGGCAGAATGGTTTGTGCGTTCTGCAGCGCCACAAACCTATTATGGAAATCCGGCCAGTCAACACCTATCCTGGCCCAGCACCTTTCACTAAACTGGCAAGTGAAGATCATATGCTCAAGAGTCTCCTGAATGTTTCGCCCGCAAAGGAGGCACGTGAAATCACCCCCAATATCATAATGTCTCCTCCTCAGCATGTCACGAGTGTTCAACCTGTCTTGCAGCAACAACCATCCAAATACCTTGATTTTCATTGTACAGTTAGATTTCCAAAGGAGCCTAAAAGAGGGATGAGCTGTTGCGTCGCGAAAAAAGTTGTTATAATAATCTTTTGGTCTGTATTCGGCTGCACCCCAAATGTAGTGCCAAACATCAGATATTGTCGTCGTTGGGTGTATGTGGGATGTTGCATGCTGGACATCCCGTACCTCAATAAGAGCACGGGCAGACAGCGGTAGGTGAAAGGTTTCATGCAGCTCATCGTTGGCCCAGAAGTTAGCGACCGTCATGTCCTCATGCACAGCAAAAGAGAAGGCGCGTGGGTGTGAAGATTGAAGCACATCATTGGACCACAGATCCTTCCAGAGCAGCGTGGTTGATCCATCAACCACTTGGACACGAGTGATCCCCCTATAAATGGGCGTTAGTTTGAGAACGTCTTTCCACCAGAAAGACCCGATCGAATCCACCGCATGAGGCACCTGGGTGGCATAGTGATTATCCCAAAGCATTGTAACCCATGGCACGTCCAGCTTGTTATAGAACTTGTGCAAAAACTTTAGCAGGAGGGCATCATTATGTATTTGAATGTTGATTACTCCCAGCCCGCCCTTACTCTTGGGCTTGCAAACTAGATCCCAGGCAGCCAGCGAGTTGCATTTGTCTCCttgatcagttttctttttccatagGCATCTCCTTCGAATCTTGTCTAGAATTCCAATCAGTTTCGGAGGGAACTTGAGCGTGCACATGGCAAACACCAGGAGTGATGTGACAGAAGCATTGAGCCATGAGAGGCGGCCCCCATAAGACATCATGGCGATCGTGGCAGTGAGACGACGTTCCATTTTGCAAACCAGAGGCATGAATTCTTGGATGGTTGGTCTTGTAGTGCCAAGTGGGAGGCCCAGGTAGGTGAAGGGCATTGCACCTACATTGCATCCAAAGATAGCGGCCAAGCTTGAAGCTGAAATTGCATCCATGTTGATTGGTACCAGCGTTGATTTGTGGAAATTAATTTTGAGGCCGATCGAGGATGCATAGTCAGAAAGGATTTTTTTGACACGTATAGCTTGATTTGGGCAGGCAGGCAAGACAAGTAGCGTATCGTCCGCGTATTGGATCACCGGGTAATCAGTTTGCCCTAAGCAGGGAAAAGGCAGGCTGATATCTCCACGTCTGAAAGCATCATTGATCGCGCATTGAAGAAGCTCGGCAGCGAGGACAAAAATGAGGGGGGAGAGAGGGTCACCTTGCCTCACCCCACACCGGCAAAGAAATTGTCGGCCAGGGACTCCATTTAGTAGGACTGACGAACGACCCGAGGAGAAAAGGCACTTGATCCAAGAGATCCACTTGTCGTTGAAACCCATTTGCTGCATAATGCAAATCATCGGTTCGTGTGCAATAGTATCAAACGCCTTAGCGAAATCCAGTTTCAGAAGAACAATTGGGTGGCCCGAGCTTTGACATTGATGAAGATATTGGTATGCCCACGCCAGGCAATCCTGTATCGTGCGCCCTTTAATGAATCCATACTGGTTTCGGTGCACAAGGGAGATGATGACACGTTGAAGTCTATCAGCTAGCAGTTTGGTAATCAACTTGAGGCAGCAATTGAGCAGAGTAATGGGTCTGAAGTCATTTACAGTCTCAGGAGAGTTGATCttaggcccgtttcatggactatttctttgttttttcttctttcctTCTGTTATTTTGCAATGGTTTTCTTAGGCTTTCATTCATTTCCCtggttttctttgtctttttttttgtttttattggtttatccttttttctttgtttttttgttggtTTTTATCCTTTTTTGTTCAACACATGTTAACTTTTTCAGTACACATTTAACATGTTTCATATACAATAGAAATAAATCTTATAGACATGTTTAACTTTTAAATATATGACTAGCATTTTTTGAAAACTTGCatattttgatgtctacttttttttgTATATTTTTGCATACACACTATACTTTTTTGCTATATATCCTATATGTTTCATTTGCTCAATACACATTTAACATTCTTAAGTACAAGTTTAACATGTTTCATATACATGGCGCACATTTTTCAATACATGTTGTATATCTCATTCATTTACTTAATATACGCTTTGCATTTTTCATATGCACTAGGAACATTTTCTATACAGGATGaacatttttcatacacattgtgtTTTTTTTTATAATTTTCATATACATGATAAACTGTATGCATTTCATATTTTAAATGTTTGAATAAAAAATCAAATACCTAATTAGCATTTTTTAAATGctcgattaacattttttaaatatatgatcAACTTTTTTATAGGCGTTGTATAACTTTTTATATACATTTTTTCGTATACATGATGATGAACGGGGGAGCGAGAGAGATGCGGGGAGGAATGGCTAGGACGCATGCGAGAGGCCAGCGCAAAGTTGGGCCGGCTAAAATGAATGCAACCAATGTCAGACACCCAAAAATGGCAACCACCACGTCCAAAAAAATACCGGCGTCCGGATTTACGTCCTAGAGCAGGTTGTTTGTATCGGGTTATGTATGGGAAGTTCGATCGTTAGTCTCGATTAATTATCCCACGCTGCAGCCACGCACACAGATTAATTCCTGCTCGCTgaagcttccttcctcctcctctgaAAAAGACACGAGAGGAGTAAATCCAGAGGTTAACAAACGCGACAAAGAAGACAGGATCGATCTAGCCCATGTGAGGACGGACGAGGAGAAACGGGCAAAATAAGCATGCGACACGCCATGGTCGCCAGACATGCTTAGCAAGTTATGGTAGTAGCAGGCTAGCAGCTGCAGCACGTCGGGAGCATTAACCAACCccagttttgtttttgttttgctttgctttgtATATTATTGTAGCACACGCAGCGCTCGGTGCTTTGTCGCCTTCGTGTCCGTCTGCATGCACGTGTAGAAAGAAGGGTAgcggagaggccggccggccggagCGCACGGCCACGGCCACGAGCCCACGACAAAGGGTGGGTTGCCACAGGGCATCCAAGGCTGGCTGGGTGCGAGTGAGCAAACGAA is a genomic window containing:
- the LOC123094239 gene encoding uncharacterized protein; the encoded protein is MEPGAVSTSRAVAFSWEQEPGVSKESTKKVEARTHQLRVPPPPGGPGAPSLSPPVKAVRSRSSRRGVRPEEDPFLAAYVACTASGRKTGRGHTEAQKMLGWAGLRFALGLGLSCKTSCGVAEHSVVSLAKKP